In Anaerolineae bacterium, the DNA window CCTCAAAGTTATCCTGGAGTCTGGTCTCTACTACTACGGGAACGCCTCCAGCGAAAATTACTGCCGGCTTATAGGCTACAAAGCATGGCTCTACTACGATCACTTCTTCTCCCGGCTCCACCGTAGCCAGAAGGGAAATGTGGAGAGCTTCTGATACCCCAACGGTTATCAGTATTTCCGTTTCAGGATCGTATTTTACTCCGTAAAGCTTTTCCAGATGTTGAGAGAGGGCTTCCCTCAGCTCCAGAATGCCTGAGTTTGAAGTATAGTGGGTCTCACCGCGGCGGAGGGAGGCGATCCCCGCTTCAATGATAGGCTCCGGCGTTACAAAGTCCGGCTCCCCTATCCCCAGCGAGATAACGTCTTTCATGGTAGCGGCTATATCAAAAAAGCGCCTTATTCCCGAAGGTGGTATTTCCCTGATTCGCCTGGCCGTAAAGTCCCTCATTTTCCTTCCTCCTTGGAGTAATTTTAAGATCGGCAATACAGGCTTCAGCTTTTCGGGGGCAGTTTCCGGTTAAATATAGAGGGTGTAAGTAAAACCATTTGGCACTGGGGGTCCCACTCCTGGCCCGAGAAATTTCCGCCTTAAATTTCCCGAACAAACCATTCATCGCAGTGCTCCCAGTAAAGAAGCCAGTAAAATTTGCCACAAGCCTTGACCTTGAAAAGAGGCCCTTCCGGGGTGAGAAACCGGCTTTCCACGCTTTCCACCTCATACCTTTGAGCTCCCACGGAAAAGGCCTTCGGGTCCTGAGGGTATTTGTAACTGGAGAAACACTCCACTTTACAGGCTTTCCAGCTCAAAGGTTCCCACATTGACCTGGGAAGAATCGCCTACATTGAGTTGCTGGTAAGCTCCCTGATAAGTAACTTCAGAGCCTATAAGGGAAAAGGCCAGGACAGCTCTCTCTATGTAGGCTCCTTCGTTAATTATGGAATCCCGGATTATGGACTCTTCAATCACGACCCTCTCGGCTATAGAAACGTATGGGCCGATGATGGAGCGGGATATTTTAGCTGAAGGAGCGATATAAACCGGGGGTATTATTATGGAATCTTCAAAATGGGGGTAACTGCTTCCCATTTTCTCCAACAGATAGCGGTTAGTATCCAGCAGGGTTTCAGGCTTACCGCAGTCTTTCCAGACCTTCACCGGACGAGTGATGAAACGAGCTCCCTGGTCTATCATGATCTGAAGAGCGTCAGCCAGGTAAAACTCCCCTTTAAGGTGGATGTTACGGGTCATTTGCTCCTCAATGCACCTTACAAGCCACTCAGCATCTTTTATGTAATAGAGCCCTATCACTGCCAGTTTATTTTCTTTACTGGCGGGCTTTTCGATAATCCTTGATACATAACCGTCCTTTACCTCTGCCACTCCGAAACGCCTTGGGTCTTCCACTTCTTTTACGAAGAAAATCCCGTCGGCTTTCAGCTCTTCAAAGCCTGACAAATCCGCCTCAGCGATGGTGTCAGAGTAAGTGATGAGGATGGGCCCATGGAGGCGTTCTCTGGCCAGCCAAAGAGCGTGAGATTGACCTTTAAGCTCTTTTTGCTCGAAGTAGCTGGTTCTGGGAAGCCGATAGTGGGATTCAATGTAATCCCGGATTTTATCCCCTAAGTGGCCTACAATAAACACAAACTCTTCCACATTGAGGTCCACAAATTGATCCAGGATATGCCCAATGATAGGCTTACCAGCCACCACTACAAGAGGTTTTGGTCGGGTATGAGTGTGAGGCCTCAAGCGTGTCCCAAGCCCTGCCAGAGGGATAACCACTTTCATGAGAATTATCCTCCGGAGTGCGGATTAAAACCTCAAAAAGTATACAGTAAGTTTCCGGCCGTGTCAAAGCGGTAAGAAAGTCTGGGGATTTTTCTCCGATTGGGCCAGGAACCCCCTAAGATTTGTTGGGGTGCGCGGTGAGTGAAACTGTACAAGACAATTACATATGTAGCCACGTTTGCTTTTTCTCCGCTTTTGACTATAATTAATTTGGTCAATAATCCGCGGAGCCGGCCAGTGAAGAAATGGCAAGTTTTGGCCTTTGTTGTTGAGTTAGGTTTTACGGTCGGGTTCAGCATCCTCATAGGGATTGGCGTGGGGTGGTGGCTGGATGGGAAACTTGGCACGAGGCCAATTTTTACTTTAATCGGCCTTTTCCTGGGTCTGGCTTCGGCGGGGTATAACCTTTATCGCCTTTCTTCTGTGGTAAGAAAATGAAAGATTTTGCTTTGATTGCAGCTGGATTCCTGGCAGGGGTGGCTGGTTCCTGGTTCAATAGTTTCCTTACGGAGTTCTCCGTGAAGAAAATCGTTTTTTCCCCCGATGCACCCAAGTGGCTGGGGGGGTTATTTGGGTTTTTATTTATCACAAAGCTTTTCCTCTTCTTCGCCTTCTGTTACGCTGTAATCCGTTATCTCAACTTCAACCTTTGGGGGGTTATCGCTGGAATCCTGACTCACCAGGTATTTCGCATCCTTTACAAGGTCTACCTTTGGTATGCTAAAAGCAAACAGGCGTCCTGAGGTGTAAGCTATGCTGGGGAAACTGCTGGGGATTGAGTTTCACGAAATCTCAATGGGAGCCGAAAAGCTCTTCTACTTGGGCCCTTTCCCTGTTACTAACACAATCCTTACTACGTGGATGGTGATGGCATTCCTCATAGCTTTGACTCTGGCGGTGAGAAGGCGCTTCAGCCTTGTCCCAGGAGCCTTGCAAAGCGTGATGGAAATAGTAATTGAAACCGTCTACAATCTTGTGAGAAGCATAACTGGGGAAAAGGTGGGGCGCATTATCTTCCCCCTCATTATGACCCTGTTCCTTTTTATTCTTACAGCTAACTGGTTTGCTCTTCTGCCCGGCTTCGGCACCATAACCTATCACCATGTCCCCATTTTCCGGCCCCCTAACAGTGACCTCAATACCACTTTAGCTATGGCTCTCATCACCGTCCTGCTGGTTCAGGTGGCTGGAATTGTTTACAGAGGCATAAAAGGTTACCTCAAAGAATTCATAACTCCTCCGATCCTCGCTCCTCTCATGGCACCGATTCACATCATCAGCGAGCTTTCTCACATCCTTTCCCTTTCAGCACGACTTTTCGGAAACATATTCGGTGGCGATGTGGTCCTCACGGTGATTTTCGTGATGTTCCCAGTCCTCATCCCCGCAGCTTTTATGATTTTAGAGTCCCTTTTCGGCCTGATTCAGGCGGTGATTTTTGCTGTGCTGAGCACAATTTACTTCTCCATGTCTACAGCGGCTCATGAAACAGAGCATTAAACTTGAAAGGAGGAGGTAAAAATGGACCCTAAAGTTGCAGCTAATCTTGGAGCTGCCTTCGCTATGGGGATAGGCTCTATAGGCCCTGGCTTTGGCATAGGAATGGGGGTAAGTAAAGCTATGGAAGCGATAGGGCGTAACCCCGAAGCCGCCGATAAACTCTTCACCCCTATGATTGTAGGGCTTGGCCTTGCCGAAGCCGTTGCCATATACTGCCTTGTAATAGCCCTTACTTTGATTTTCGTCGGCGGAGGATAAAGGATGGAAAAGCTTGGGGTAAACCTTCCTGGCCTCGTCCTGCAGGCGATAAATTTCTTGCTGTTGCTCTTTATTCTCCAGAGGTTTCTCTACAGGCCAATTTTAAATGCAATAAAAACCCGGCAGGAGAGAATCCAGAGGGGGCTTGAAGAGGCAGAGAAGGCCTCGCGACGTTTAGCTGAGGCGGAAGCCGAAGCTGAGCGTATCCTGGCGGAGGCAAGGGCTAAAGCTCAGGAAATTCTTGCCCAGGCTTCTTACGAGGGAAACAGGCTAAAGGAAGAGATAGTGGCCCAGGCCAGAGCAGAGGCCAGTCGTATACTGGAAAGGGCCAGACTGGAAGCAGAAAGAGAAAAGGCCATTGCTATGGCTGAAATTCGCCACCAGGCTATAGATCTGGCTATTCTCACCGCTCGCAAGATTGTGGGTCAGGCTCTGGATGAAAAGGCCCAGCATCGGATCATAAGCGATTTCCTTTCCACCCTTGAGCAGGCTGATTAGCTTCGGGAGGAGGAAAGTTGGAGAAAATCTTTCAGAGAAGGGAGAAAGCCGACCTCTACGCTAAGGCTTTCTACGAGGCAGCTCTGGAAGGATGGATTAAGAAGCTGGCCCGAGTGTGGGGAGATATTGCCCAGAACGGCCTTTTGGAAAAGCTGGATGCCCCCCACATTCCCTTTCAGGAGAAGCAGGAGCTTATAAACAAGCTGGTGGGGGATGAAACACCGCCCGAAATCCGCAACTTTATCTCACTCCTAGCCTCTAAAGGCCATCTCCATTACCTTCCGGATATTCTGGACGAACTGGGTAGATTGTCCAGAGGAGGCGCCGCCCGCCGGGTGGTTAATATCACTACGGCAGTGCCCCTTACTGAGGATGAAAAAATGGCTCTCCAGGCTCGCTTGATGGCTCGCTTCGGTTCCGACCTGGATTTCCGCTATAATGTTGACCCTGAAATTCTGGGGGGAGTTATCGTAAAAATTGGGGATACGGTTATAGATGGAAGCATTGCCGGAAGGCTTGAAAGTTTGAGGGAAAGGTTGAAGCGGGAAATATAAGGGGAGGAGGGACATGGCCCTAAGGGTTGTGGATGTAGCTCAGGAGATTAAGAAGCAGATAGAGGCCTTTGAAGCCCCTATAGAAGCCGTTGAAGTCGGAACAGTCATAGAAGTAGGGGACGGTGTGGCGCGGGTCAGGGGATTGAGCGGAGTGATGGCCTCGGAACTGGTGGAGTTCCCCCGAGGATTGTATGGTATGGCTTTGAATCTGGAAAGGGATAACGTGGGAGTTATCCTCCTTGGGGATTACAGTTACCTTCAAGAGGGGGATATAGCCCGCTCCACTGGAAGGATTATTTCCGTCCCGGTAGGAGAGGAGCTTCTGGGCAGGGTGGTGAACGCCCTCGGCCAGCCCATTGATGGCAAAGGGCCCATAAGGGCCACGAAATACCGCCCCATAGAGCGCATCGCCCCCAATGTGGTGACTCGTCTCCCCGTTAACACCCCGGTGCAGACGGGGATAAAAGCCATTGACTCCATGATCCCGATAGGAAGAGGGCAGCGAGAGCTAATAATTGGCGACAGGCAAACAGGGAAAACAGCTATCGCTATTGATACTATCATAAACCAGAAAGGGAAAGACCTCTACTGCATCTATGTAGCCATTGGCCAGAAGATGTCGCAGGTGGCGAGGGTGGTGGCTACTTTGGAGAAATACGGGGCCATGGAGCACACCATCGTAGTGGTGGCCTCAGCGGCGGAGCCAGCAGCAATGCAATACATTGCCCCTTATGCTGGATGTGCTATGGGTGAAGAATTTATGGAATCCGGTAAAGATGCCCTTATTGTCTACGATGATCTCACCAAGCACGCTTGGGCTTACCGCCAGATTTCCCTGGTCCTCAGGCGACCGCCCGGCCGCGAGGCTTATCCTGGCGACATTTTTTACCTTCACTCGCGCCTTCTGGAGAGGGCTGCTCGTCTCGCTCCCGAGTATGGAGGCGGTTCCCTCACCGCTCTCCCGATAATTGAAACCCAGCTTGGCGATATTACCACCTACATACCCACCAATGTTATTTCCATAACCGATGGGCAGATATACCTGGAGCCTGAGCTTTTCAACGCCGGAATCCGTCCGGCCATCAACGTGGGCCTCTCGGTTTCCAGAGTAGGTGGGAATGCCCAGATAAGGGCTATGCGGAAAGTGGCTGGGAAGCTGCGCCTGGAATTGGCCCAGTTCCGGGAACTGGCGGCTTTCGTCCAGTTTGCTTCAGAACTTGACCCTGCTACCCGCAAGGTTATAGAGAGGGGGCAGAGGCTTCAGGAAATTCTCAAGCAACCCCAGTATGAGCCCATGCCAGTGGAGCATCAGGTTATGATCATTTTTGCCGGAACCCAGGGCTACCTGGACGATGTCCCTGTCCACAAAATCCAGAGATGGGAGAGGGAGTTCCACCGCTGGATGGACATTCACCACCCTGAAATAGGCAATCGCATTGCTGAAACCAAGGATCTGGATGAGGAGACCGAAAGGGCTCTCAGGGCAGCCATTGAAGAATTCAAGAGGACTGTGGTGATTTAATGGAGACCCTCAGGGAAATCCGCCGACATATCCGAAGTGTCCGCAACATATCCCAGATTACCAGAGCCATGGAGATGGTTGCTGCGTCCAAGATGCTCAGGGCACAGCAGCAGGCTATGGCCTCCAGAGCTTATGCTCAGAAGGCCTGGGAGGTCCTGACCTACCTTGCCGGACAGCCCGAGAAAATCGACCATCCCCTTTACGAAGTCCGGCCTGTGAAAGCCGTTGGGATAATCCTCATTACCAGCGACCGGGGCCTGTGTGGCCCTTACAACCACAACATTCTCCGGCTGACTACCCAGTTTATGCTTGAATGTATGGACAGGGGGGTTGAGCTCCGATTGATAACGGTGGGGAGGAAAGGGCGGGATTTCATGCTCCGTTACGGCCATAACATTATAGCCGAATTTACCAGGGTGCGAGACCGCCCCACCCTTATGGAGATAGCTCCGATAGCCCGGGTAGCCATGGATGAGTTTATAGCAGGCCAGGTGGATGAAGTTTACATAGCTTACACCCGTTTCATTTCCACCATAACCCAGACTCCGACGATAAAAAAGCTTCTGCCTATAGAGAGGCCTAAACCTGAAGAGAGGCTTGCCGCCCTTTACATTTTTGAGCCTGACCCCCAGACGGTTCTGGGAGAAGTTCTCCCCCGTTTCACTGAGCTTCAAGTTTACCAGGCTATTCTGGAAGCTCAGGCCAGCGAACATTCCGCCAGGATGGTGGCAATGCGTAATGCCACCGAAAACGCTCAGGAGCTCATAAACGAGCTCACCATTCGCTTTAACAAAGTAAGGCAGTGGAACATAACCCGCGAGATGATGGACATAGCTGGAGGAGCTGAGGCCCTTCGTAAAGCTAAAGCTATGAAAGCAGGAATTGTATGGTAAGATTACAAAGGGGGTGGAAGAGATGGCAAAGGGGAGCAAAGGCCGAGTGGTCCAGATAATGGGGCCAGTAGTAGATGTGGAATTTCCGGAAGGGGTTGAGTTGCCAGAAATCTACAACGCCATTGAGATACCCCTTGGGGATGGGAGGCGCCTTGTAGTGGAGGTGGAGCAGCACCTGGGTAACAACTGGGTCCGCTGCGTTGCCATGGACACCACCGACGGTTTGCGCCGGGGTATGGATGCTTACGATACCGGTGCCCCAATCATGGTGCCAGTAGGAAGAGGAACCCTGGGCAGAATCTTCAACGTCCTTGGGGAGCCAATAGACGGCCTTGGCCCTGTCCAGGCCGATGAATACCGTCCCATCCACCAGCCTCCCCCGCCCTTTGAGGAACAGGTCACAGAAGTAGAGGTGTTTGAGACCGGCCTCAAGATCATAGACCTGGTGGCTCCCTTCACTAAAGGAGGGAAAACAGGAGTTTTCGGCGGGGCTGGAGTCGGCAAAACCTTCATCATAATGGAACTGATCCGCAACATTGCCATTGAGCACGGAGGAGTCTCGGTTTTCGCCGGAGTTGGAGAGAGAAGCCGCGAGGGGAACGAGCTCTGGCTGGAGATGAAAAGGGCTGGAGTTCTGGATAAAACCGTCATGGTCTTCGGCCAGATGAATGAGCCGCCCGGGGTAAGGTTGAGGGTAGGGCTCACGGCTCTTACTATGGCGGAATGGTTCAGAGACCAGGGCATGGATGTCTTGGTCTTCATAGACAATATCTTCCGGTTCGTGATGTCGGGTTCGGAAGTTTCGGCCCTGCTGGGGAGGATGCCCAGCGCTGTGGGTTACCAGCCGACCCTCGCCACCGAAATGGGCGAGCTCCAGGAGCGCATCACTTCCACCCGCAAGGGTTCCATCACCAGCTTCCAGGCCATTTACGTCCCCGCTGATGACTACTCTGACCCCGCGCCCGTTTCGGTTTTCGCCCACCTGGATGCCACCATTGCTCTGGAACGTTCCCTGGCCGAGCAGGGCCTCTATCCGGCCGTTGACCCCCTGGCTTCCACTTCCAGGATTCTGGACCCCAGAATCGTAGGAGAAGAGCATTATTATGTGGCCAGGGAGGTACAGCGAGTCCTCCAGCGTTACAAGGATTTGCAGGATATAATCGCCATCCTGGGGATTGAGGAGCTTTCGGAAGAGGACAAACTTATCGTGGCCAGGGCCCGCAAGCTCCAGCGCTTCCTGACCCAGCCCATGTTCGTGGCCGAGGCTTTCACAGGAAGGCCCGGGGTATACGTTCCGATAAAGGAAACGGTTAGAGGGTGCAAGGAGATCCTGGAAGGTAAGCACGATGACCTTCCGGAGCAGGCCTTTTACATGATCGGAACCATAGACGAGGCGGTAGAAAAGGCCAAAACTTTGAGGTAAGGAGGGGTTATGCCCCTGCGTCTGGAGATAGTGACTGGAGAGAGGATGGTTTTTTCCGATGAGGTGGATATGGTCATAGCGCCGGGGGTTGACGGGCAAATTGGGATTTTGCCGAAGCATGCTCCCCTTCTCACAGCCCTCAGCATTGGAGAGCTCAGAGCTCGGAAAGGAGAGGAGGAGTTTTCCTTCGCTATAGGCGGTGGTTTTATGGAGGTATACAGGGACAGGGTTATAGTCCTGGCCGATACTGCTGAAAGAGCGGAGGAGATTGATATCGCCCGGGCCGAGGAAGCTCGTCGCAGGGCTATGGAGCTCCTCAAGGAAAGAGGCCGGTTGAGTCGGGAGGAGTTCGCTCAAGCGGAGGCGAGGCTCCGCAAGGCCATGACCAGGATAAAGATCGCGCAGCGCTACCGCTGCCTCCAGATACCCAGGATTGAAGAGGAAAGGGAAAATGTTTGAGAAGCTGATAGGTATAGACTTGGGCACCTATAACGTCATAATCTACGTAAAAGGGAAAGGCATCGTGATCCAAGAACCCTCCATCGTGGCTATATCCAAGAAGGAAAAAAGGATTGTGGCTATAGGCAAAGAGGCCATGACGATGCAGGGGCGGACTCCGGAAAGCATCGATGTGATGCGCCCCCTTAAGGATGGAGTTATTGCCGATTACCTGGTGACGGAGGCCATGCTCCGGTATTTTCTGGAAAAAGTATGTGGTCGCTTTAACCTTTTCAAACCCAGGGTTATGATAAGTGCTCCGGTGGGCATAACCAGCGTGGAGACCAGGGCTGTCCACGATGCGGGAATTCAAGCTGGTGGAAAGGAAGTTTACCTCATTCCCGAACCCCTGGCCGCTGCCCTGGGCGCGGGGATGCCCATCCACACTCCCACTGGGAACATGGTGGTAGACATAGGAGGAGGAATTAGTGAAGCGGCTATAATCTCCATGAACGAAATCGTGGTAGCGGATGCTGTCAGGGTTGGAGGGCTGAAAATTGACGAGGCCATTGCCTCTTACATTCGTAAGAAATACAATCTCCAGATAGGCGAGGGGACTGCTGAGTCTGTCAAGATAGAGATAGGCAGTGCTCTTCCCCTTCCAGAGAAGCTTAAGACGGAAGTCAAGGGCAGGGATTTGGTGACGGGTTTGCCTAAAACCGTCGTGGTCAATTCCGATGAGGTAACCGAGGCTATAACTGAGCCCCTTAAAGCCATCGTTAATATGGTGAAGAGGGTGCTGGAGAAGGCGCCGCCGGAGCTGGCTTCGGATATAATTGACCGGGGGATGCTCCTTACAGGTGGGGGAGCACTTCTCAGAAACATGGATCGGCTTCTCACCAAAGAGACGGGCGTCCCTTGCTACGTGGCCGACAATCCTATGGCTTGCGTGGCTATAGGAGCAGGGAAAGCGTTGGAGGACTTTGACAGATTAAAGAGGAGTCTTATAACATTTTAAAGGGATGAGCGGAGGTGAAAGGTGGAATTTCAGCCGGAAATCACCCTTTTTACCTGTATTTATTGCGGATACATGGCTGCTGACACGGCGGGAGCTCTGCGGATTCAATACCCTCCCTGTACGAAATTAATTCGCTTCCCGTGCACCGGGAAACTGGATGTGCGTTACATCCTTGAAGCCTTTGAAAAAGGAGCTGATGGAGTAATAGTGGTAGCCTGTCCCATAGGTAACTGCCACCATTTCCACGGCAACATTCAGGCCGCAAGGCGGGTTGGATATGCTAAAAAACTCCTGGGCGAGATCGGCCTCGGAAGCGAGCGCCTGGAGATTTTCTACATGTCTGGAGGGCAGGGAGGGACTTTTGCCAATGCTGTTAATACCATGGTGGAAAGGCTCAGGAAATTGGGGCCCAACCCTCTAAAGAACGGCCATAAGGGATAGGCTGCCTTTAACAGGAGGAGGCAACGATGCCTGAGGTGAAG includes these proteins:
- the atpB gene encoding F0F1 ATP synthase subunit A, producing the protein MLGKLLGIEFHEISMGAEKLFYLGPFPVTNTILTTWMVMAFLIALTLAVRRRFSLVPGALQSVMEIVIETVYNLVRSITGEKVGRIIFPLIMTLFLFILTANWFALLPGFGTITYHHVPIFRPPNSDLNTTLAMALITVLLVQVAGIVYRGIKGYLKEFITPPILAPLMAPIHIISELSHILSLSARLFGNIFGGDVVLTVIFVMFPVLIPAAFMILESLFGLIQAVIFAVLSTIYFSMSTAAHETEH
- the atpG gene encoding ATP synthase F1 subunit gamma, which translates into the protein METLREIRRHIRSVRNISQITRAMEMVAASKMLRAQQQAMASRAYAQKAWEVLTYLAGQPEKIDHPLYEVRPVKAVGIILITSDRGLCGPYNHNILRLTTQFMLECMDRGVELRLITVGRKGRDFMLRYGHNIIAEFTRVRDRPTLMEIAPIARVAMDEFIAGQVDEVYIAYTRFISTITQTPTIKKLLPIERPKPEERLAALYIFEPDPQTVLGEVLPRFTELQVYQAILEAQASEHSARMVAMRNATENAQELINELTIRFNKVRQWNITREMMDIAGGAEALRKAKAMKAGIVW
- the atpE gene encoding ATP synthase F0 subunit C yields the protein MDPKVAANLGAAFAMGIGSIGPGFGIGMGVSKAMEAIGRNPEAADKLFTPMIVGLGLAEAVAIYCLVIALTLIFVGGG
- the atpA gene encoding F0F1 ATP synthase subunit alpha — translated: MALRVVDVAQEIKKQIEAFEAPIEAVEVGTVIEVGDGVARVRGLSGVMASELVEFPRGLYGMALNLERDNVGVILLGDYSYLQEGDIARSTGRIISVPVGEELLGRVVNALGQPIDGKGPIRATKYRPIERIAPNVVTRLPVNTPVQTGIKAIDSMIPIGRGQRELIIGDRQTGKTAIAIDTIINQKGKDLYCIYVAIGQKMSQVARVVATLEKYGAMEHTIVVVASAAEPAAMQYIAPYAGCAMGEEFMESGKDALIVYDDLTKHAWAYRQISLVLRRPPGREAYPGDIFYLHSRLLERAARLAPEYGGGSLTALPIIETQLGDITTYIPTNVISITDGQIYLEPELFNAGIRPAINVGLSVSRVGGNAQIRAMRKVAGKLRLELAQFRELAAFVQFASELDPATRKVIERGQRLQEILKQPQYEPMPVEHQVMIIFAGTQGYLDDVPVHKIQRWEREFHRWMDIHHPEIGNRIAETKDLDEETERALRAAIEEFKRTVVI
- a CDS encoding rod shape-determining protein codes for the protein MFEKLIGIDLGTYNVIIYVKGKGIVIQEPSIVAISKKEKRIVAIGKEAMTMQGRTPESIDVMRPLKDGVIADYLVTEAMLRYFLEKVCGRFNLFKPRVMISAPVGITSVETRAVHDAGIQAGGKEVYLIPEPLAAALGAGMPIHTPTGNMVVDIGGGISEAAIISMNEIVVADAVRVGGLKIDEAIASYIRKKYNLQIGEGTAESVKIEIGSALPLPEKLKTEVKGRDLVTGLPKTVVVNSDEVTEAITEPLKAIVNMVKRVLEKAPPELASDIIDRGMLLTGGGALLRNMDRLLTKETGVPCYVADNPMACVAIGAGKALEDFDRLKRSLITF
- a CDS encoding F0F1 ATP synthase subunit epsilon, with product MPLRLEIVTGERMVFSDEVDMVIAPGVDGQIGILPKHAPLLTALSIGELRARKGEEEFSFAIGGGFMEVYRDRVIVLADTAERAEEIDIARAEEARRRAMELLKERGRLSREEFAQAEARLRKAMTRIKIAQRYRCLQIPRIEEERENV
- the atpF gene encoding F0F1 ATP synthase subunit B, coding for MEKLGVNLPGLVLQAINFLLLLFILQRFLYRPILNAIKTRQERIQRGLEEAEKASRRLAEAEAEAERILAEARAKAQEILAQASYEGNRLKEEIVAQARAEASRILERARLEAEREKAIAMAEIRHQAIDLAILTARKIVGQALDEKAQHRIISDFLSTLEQAD
- a CDS encoding AtpZ/AtpI family protein, encoding MKKWQVLAFVVELGFTVGFSILIGIGVGWWLDGKLGTRPIFTLIGLFLGLASAGYNLYRLSSVVRK
- the atpH gene encoding ATP synthase F1 subunit delta; this translates as MEKIFQRREKADLYAKAFYEAALEGWIKKLARVWGDIAQNGLLEKLDAPHIPFQEKQELINKLVGDETPPEIRNFISLLASKGHLHYLPDILDELGRLSRGGAARRVVNITTAVPLTEDEKMALQARLMARFGSDLDFRYNVDPEILGGVIVKIGDTVIDGSIAGRLESLRERLKREI
- a CDS encoding hydrogenase iron-sulfur subunit → MEFQPEITLFTCIYCGYMAADTAGALRIQYPPCTKLIRFPCTGKLDVRYILEAFEKGADGVIVVACPIGNCHHFHGNIQAARRVGYAKKLLGEIGLGSERLEIFYMSGGQGGTFANAVNTMVERLRKLGPNPLKNGHKG
- the atpD gene encoding F0F1 ATP synthase subunit beta, with the translated sequence MAKGSKGRVVQIMGPVVDVEFPEGVELPEIYNAIEIPLGDGRRLVVEVEQHLGNNWVRCVAMDTTDGLRRGMDAYDTGAPIMVPVGRGTLGRIFNVLGEPIDGLGPVQADEYRPIHQPPPPFEEQVTEVEVFETGLKIIDLVAPFTKGGKTGVFGGAGVGKTFIIMELIRNIAIEHGGVSVFAGVGERSREGNELWLEMKRAGVLDKTVMVFGQMNEPPGVRLRVGLTALTMAEWFRDQGMDVLVFIDNIFRFVMSGSEVSALLGRMPSAVGYQPTLATEMGELQERITSTRKGSITSFQAIYVPADDYSDPAPVSVFAHLDATIALERSLAEQGLYPAVDPLASTSRILDPRIVGEEHYYVAREVQRVLQRYKDLQDIIAILGIEELSEEDKLIVARARKLQRFLTQPMFVAEAFTGRPGVYVPIKETVRGCKEILEGKHDDLPEQAFYMIGTIDEAVEKAKTLR
- a CDS encoding sugar phosphate nucleotidyltransferase translates to MKVVIPLAGLGTRLRPHTHTRPKPLVVVAGKPIIGHILDQFVDLNVEEFVFIVGHLGDKIRDYIESHYRLPRTSYFEQKELKGQSHALWLARERLHGPILITYSDTIAEADLSGFEELKADGIFFVKEVEDPRRFGVAEVKDGYVSRIIEKPASKENKLAVIGLYYIKDAEWLVRCIEEQMTRNIHLKGEFYLADALQIMIDQGARFITRPVKVWKDCGKPETLLDTNRYLLEKMGSSYPHFEDSIIIPPVYIAPSAKISRSIIGPYVSIAERVVIEESIIRDSIINEGAYIERAVLAFSLIGSEVTYQGAYQQLNVGDSSQVNVGTFELESL